One region of Erythrolamprus reginae isolate rEryReg1 chromosome 8, rEryReg1.hap1, whole genome shotgun sequence genomic DNA includes:
- the LOC139171700 gene encoding thrombospondin-related anonymous protein-like has product MPTEPCPSSHAHRAMPTEPCLPSHAYQAMPLSHASEPCPPSHAHQAMPLSHAHRTMPTEPCLPSHASEPCLRAMPTKPCPPSNASEPCPPSHAHRAMPTRAMPTKPCSPSHVHQAMPTKPYPPSHAHQAMPPSHAHRAMPTEPCPPNHAYQAMPIKPCPPSHAHQAMPTKPCLSSHAY; this is encoded by the coding sequence ATGCCCACCGAGCCATGCCCATCGAGCCATGCCCACCGAGCCATGCCCACcgagccatgcctaccaagccatgcctaccaagccatgcctcTGAGCCATGCCTccgagccatgcccaccaagccatgcccaccaagccatgcctctGAGCCATGCCCACCGAACCATGCCCACcgagccatgcctaccaagccatgcctcTGAGCCATGCCTCcgagccatgcccactaagccatgcccaccaagcaatGCCTCTGAGCCATGCCCACCGAGCCATGCCCACCGAGCCATGCCCACccgagccatgcccaccaagccatgctcaccgagccatgtccaccaagccatgcccaccaagccatacccaccaagccatgcccaccaagccatgcctccGAGCCATGCCCACCGAGCCATGCCCAccgagccatgcccaccaaaccatgcctaccaagccatgcctattaagccatgcccaccaagccatgcccaccaagccatgcctaccaagccatgcctatCAAGCCATGCctactaa